In Streptomyces sp. NBC_01551, one DNA window encodes the following:
- a CDS encoding SseB family protein has product MYGYDQNVSAGQQQYAAPQQMAGGYGEQPLYPEPSPPSLADAVRAFTTGSLSAEDFQQIFATSKVYCPRGETPGFLALHNTQQPVIPMFTTLKELRRYAGKESKYFVITGAEVIDLLPTGYGFVLDMEGDHRMVFDAKAVEQMVDYAMRRMYG; this is encoded by the coding sequence ATGTACGGCTACGACCAGAACGTGAGCGCGGGGCAGCAGCAGTACGCCGCCCCGCAGCAGATGGCCGGCGGGTACGGCGAGCAGCCGCTCTATCCCGAGCCCTCGCCGCCCTCGCTCGCCGACGCGGTGCGGGCCTTCACGACCGGGTCGCTGTCCGCCGAGGACTTCCAGCAGATCTTCGCGACGTCGAAGGTCTACTGCCCGCGCGGCGAGACGCCGGGGTTCCTGGCGCTGCACAACACGCAGCAGCCGGTGATCCCGATGTTCACCACGCTGAAGGAGCTCCGCCGGTACGCCGGCAAGGAGTCCAAGTACTTCGTGATCACGGGCGCCGAGGTGATCGACCTGCTCCCGACCGGGTACGGCTTCGTCCTCGACATGGAGGGCGACCACCGGATGGTGTTCGACGCGAAGGCGGTCGAGCAGATGGTCGACTACGCGATGCGCCGGATGTACGGCTAG
- a CDS encoding pirin family protein codes for MPAVTVENPLTLPRVAEPAPETAARKVLAVTTAPGGFEGEGFPVRRAFAGINYQYLDPFIMMDQMGEVEYAPGEPKGTPWHPHRGFETVTYLIDGTFVHQDSNGGGGVINGGDTQWMTAGSGLLHIEAPPESLVVSGGLFHGLQLWVNLPASDKMMPPRYQDIGGGKVQLLSTPDGGALLRVIAGELDGHEGPGITHTPITMIHATVTPGAQVTLPWREDFNALVYVMAGRGSVGTDRRPVHTGQTAVFGEGGSLTVRADESQDSNAPDLEVILLGGRPIREPMAHYGPFVMNSRHELQQAFDDFQAGKLGTIPTTERKK; via the coding sequence ATGCCTGCAGTGACTGTGGAGAACCCGTTGACGCTCCCCCGCGTCGCGGAACCGGCCCCGGAGACCGCCGCCCGCAAGGTGCTGGCCGTCACGACCGCCCCCGGTGGTTTCGAGGGTGAGGGATTCCCGGTGCGCCGCGCGTTCGCCGGGATCAACTACCAGTACCTCGACCCGTTCATCATGATGGACCAGATGGGCGAGGTGGAGTACGCGCCGGGTGAGCCCAAGGGCACCCCGTGGCACCCGCACCGCGGCTTCGAGACCGTCACGTACCTGATCGACGGAACCTTCGTCCACCAGGACAGCAACGGCGGCGGCGGCGTCATCAACGGCGGCGACACCCAGTGGATGACCGCCGGCTCGGGCCTCCTGCACATCGAGGCCCCGCCGGAGTCGCTCGTCGTCAGCGGCGGGCTCTTCCACGGCCTCCAGCTGTGGGTGAACCTCCCCGCGTCCGACAAGATGATGCCCCCGCGCTACCAGGACATCGGCGGCGGCAAGGTCCAGCTGCTCTCCACCCCCGACGGCGGCGCCCTGCTCCGGGTCATCGCCGGCGAGCTGGACGGGCACGAGGGCCCGGGCATCACCCACACGCCGATCACGATGATCCACGCGACCGTCACCCCGGGCGCGCAGGTCACCCTCCCGTGGCGCGAGGACTTCAACGCCCTCGTCTACGTGATGGCCGGGCGCGGCAGCGTCGGCACCGACCGGCGGCCGGTCCACACCGGCCAGACGGCGGTGTTCGGCGAGGGCGGCTCGCTGACCGTCCGCGCCGACGAGTCCCAGGACTCCAACGCCCCCGACCTGGAGGTCATCCTGCTCGGCGGCCGCCCGATCCGGGAGCCGATGGCGCACTACGGGCCGTTCGTGATGAACAGCCGGCACGAGCTCCAGCAGGCCTTCGACGACTTCCAGGCCGGCAAGCTCGGGACCATCCCGACGACGGAGCGCAAGAAGTAG
- a CDS encoding AI-2E family transporter, producing MFTLLPEPVRRLAAWCVVGLLVTGVAAVAVWLCITFQAAVTPALLALLGAALLGPMHRRLTRMGVNRSLAAALTCLAVVAVVGGAMYVVVGALIDTGDQIIDSLIRAGQDLAEHFGAAGTSLQDLASNAKELLARFGGTAASGVITGISAVGELIATAVLALVLIFFFLRDSDRASGALRALGPRATADTVEAMARRAFLAVEGFMRGTTFVALIDAVFITAALLVLRVPGALGLGALVFITAYIPYLGAILSGAIAVLVALADRGLVIGLWVLGVVLAVQILEGYVLQPMIQSRTVQMHPAVVMLAITVGASVAGILGMLLAVPMTAAAFGVVSELRARYGTPDEAPAGPVS from the coding sequence ATGTTCACCCTGCTCCCCGAACCCGTCCGCCGCCTCGCCGCCTGGTGTGTCGTCGGCCTGCTGGTGACCGGCGTCGCCGCCGTCGCCGTGTGGCTGTGCATCACCTTCCAGGCCGCCGTCACGCCCGCGCTGCTCGCGCTGCTCGGCGCGGCCCTGCTCGGCCCGATGCACCGGCGGCTGACCCGGATGGGCGTGAACCGCTCCCTCGCCGCCGCGCTGACCTGCCTCGCGGTCGTGGCCGTCGTCGGCGGGGCCATGTACGTCGTGGTGGGCGCGCTGATCGACACCGGCGACCAGATCATCGACTCCCTGATCAGGGCCGGCCAGGACCTCGCCGAGCACTTCGGGGCCGCCGGGACCTCGCTGCAGGACCTGGCCTCCAACGCCAAGGAGCTGCTGGCCCGGTTCGGCGGCACGGCCGCCTCCGGCGTCATCACCGGCATCAGCGCGGTCGGGGAGCTGATCGCGACCGCCGTCCTGGCGCTGGTGCTGATCTTCTTCTTCCTGCGCGACTCCGACCGGGCCTCCGGCGCCCTGCGCGCGCTCGGCCCGCGCGCCACCGCCGACACCGTCGAGGCGATGGCCCGGCGGGCGTTCCTGGCCGTCGAGGGCTTCATGCGCGGGACCACCTTCGTGGCCCTGATCGACGCCGTGTTCATCACGGCCGCCCTGCTGGTGCTGCGCGTACCCGGCGCGCTCGGGCTGGGCGCGCTGGTGTTCATCACCGCCTACATCCCCTACCTCGGCGCCATCCTGTCGGGCGCGATCGCGGTGCTCGTCGCGCTCGCCGACCGGGGCCTGGTCATCGGGCTGTGGGTGCTGGGCGTGGTGCTGGCCGTGCAGATACTGGAGGGGTACGTCCTCCAGCCGATGATCCAGAGCCGGACCGTGCAGATGCATCCGGCCGTGGTGATGCTGGCGATCACGGTGGGGGCGAGCGTCGCCGGGATCCTGGGCATGCTGCTCGCCGTACCGATGACCGCGGCGGCGTTCGGGGTGGTCTCAGAGCTGCGGGCCCGGTACGGGACGCCTGACGAGGCGCCCGCCGGGCCCGTGAGCTGA
- a CDS encoding SpoIIE family protein phosphatase yields MRTEDVLAAIATGLWRWDNASGTVTLDSVAARLLGLPAEPVTLPEVAVRSRFHPVDWNEINGIVTLAVAEDTLAEARLRIMDEDGRVLRTVRSRSKPMENRGADGRVDYELIGTIQEIAEPQPGTTAVHTPITGDWRRSREAFLLDAGRALAEARSTAEVLRVAASLSMPGFSPDGLAVFGMAGDRLSIIGHHGHDAGDDGPFAQMRLDTDYPAAEVVRTGRAIYLPSPEEYKRRFPATWPLAQRFGRVSWAFLPLIVAGRTMGAWMAAFKHPVTFSPDERSVLTTVARMLAQALQRAGVAESERELTTGLQRSMMPQLGPEIPGMTIAARYVPTGGGLQVGGDWYDMIPLPSGRFALVIGDVQGHDVRAAGLMGQLRIAVRAYASEGHRPDAVLSRASRFLAGLCSSQERERERDLEDPDAFDEMDADFQSPRFATCLYVECDPETGVLEVARAGHPDPAVRMTDGTVLMRPTAGGLPLGIVPDTDYPTTRFILEPGETMMLCTDGLIETGGHDLDTGWARLRAVLESETHDAESLEKLADLLVQAVHGPSSHHTTGPLADRREDDIAVVLLCRESADRGLGAAPARPARRTMLTVAQAEPERIAGARRQVRELLHDWADEDQVDSAVLMVSEMVTNVLMHTDGDAALVAEAVGEPGSRRLRIEVADASDELPHKRHPGEMASSGRGVLLMEMLADDWGVDPRGEGKSTWFELYERSKPQPETNEDNDAGDDSEGSDNADDNDVRA; encoded by the coding sequence GTGCGCACCGAGGACGTCCTGGCCGCCATCGCGACGGGCCTGTGGCGATGGGACAACGCCTCCGGAACGGTCACCCTCGACAGCGTGGCCGCCCGGCTCCTCGGGCTGCCCGCGGAGCCGGTCACCCTCCCGGAGGTCGCCGTACGGTCCCGGTTCCACCCGGTCGACTGGAACGAGATCAACGGCATCGTCACCCTCGCGGTCGCCGAGGACACCCTCGCCGAGGCCCGCCTGCGGATCATGGACGAGGACGGCCGGGTGCTGCGCACCGTGCGCAGCCGCTCGAAACCGATGGAGAACCGCGGCGCCGACGGCCGCGTGGACTACGAGCTGATCGGCACCATCCAGGAGATCGCCGAGCCCCAGCCCGGCACCACCGCCGTGCACACCCCGATCACCGGCGACTGGCGGCGCTCCCGCGAGGCCTTCCTGCTCGACGCGGGGCGCGCGCTCGCCGAGGCCCGCTCCACCGCCGAGGTGCTGCGGGTGGCGGCGTCCCTGTCCATGCCCGGCTTCAGTCCGGACGGGCTGGCCGTCTTCGGGATGGCCGGCGACCGGCTGTCGATCATCGGGCACCACGGGCACGACGCCGGCGACGACGGCCCCTTCGCGCAGATGCGGCTCGACACGGACTACCCGGCCGCCGAGGTCGTCCGTACCGGGCGGGCGATCTACCTCCCCAGCCCCGAGGAGTACAAACGGCGCTTCCCGGCCACCTGGCCGCTCGCCCAGCGCTTCGGCCGGGTCTCCTGGGCGTTCCTCCCGCTGATCGTGGCCGGGCGCACCATGGGCGCCTGGATGGCCGCGTTCAAGCACCCGGTGACCTTCTCCCCCGACGAGCGCTCCGTGCTGACCACGGTGGCCCGGATGCTGGCCCAGGCCCTCCAGCGCGCCGGGGTGGCCGAATCCGAGCGGGAACTCACCACCGGCCTCCAGCGGTCGATGATGCCGCAGCTCGGCCCCGAGATCCCGGGCATGACGATCGCCGCGCGCTACGTCCCGACCGGCGGCGGCCTCCAGGTCGGCGGCGACTGGTACGACATGATCCCGCTGCCGTCGGGCCGGTTCGCGCTGGTCATCGGGGACGTCCAGGGCCACGACGTCCGGGCGGCCGGCCTGATGGGCCAGCTCCGGATCGCGGTCCGCGCGTACGCCTCCGAGGGCCACCGGCCCGACGCCGTGCTGTCCCGCGCCTCCCGCTTCCTCGCCGGACTCTGCTCCTCCCAGGAGCGCGAGCGGGAACGGGACCTGGAGGACCCCGACGCCTTCGACGAGATGGACGCGGACTTCCAGAGCCCCCGCTTCGCCACCTGCCTCTACGTGGAGTGCGACCCGGAGACCGGCGTGCTGGAGGTGGCCCGCGCCGGCCACCCCGACCCCGCCGTCCGCATGACGGACGGCACGGTCTTGATGCGCCCCACCGCGGGCGGCCTCCCGCTCGGCATCGTCCCGGACACCGACTACCCCACCACCCGGTTCATCCTCGAACCCGGCGAGACGATGATGCTGTGCACCGACGGGCTCATCGAGACCGGCGGCCACGACCTCGACACCGGCTGGGCGCGGCTGCGCGCCGTCCTGGAGTCCGAGACGCACGACGCCGAGAGCCTGGAGAAGCTGGCCGACCTGCTGGTGCAGGCGGTGCACGGGCCCTCCTCGCACCACACCACCGGCCCGCTGGCCGACCGGCGCGAGGACGACATAGCCGTCGTCCTGCTGTGCCGTGAGAGCGCGGACCGCGGCCTCGGCGCCGCGCCGGCGCGCCCGGCCCGGCGCACCATGCTGACCGTCGCCCAGGCGGAGCCCGAGCGCATCGCGGGCGCCCGGCGCCAGGTCCGGGAGCTGCTGCACGACTGGGCGGACGAGGACCAGGTGGACTCGGCGGTGCTGATGGTCTCCGAGATGGTGACGAACGTCCTCATGCACACGGACGGGGACGCCGCGCTCGTCGCCGAGGCGGTGGGCGAACCTGGCTCCCGGCGGCTGCGCATCGAGGTCGCGGACGCCAGCGACGAGCTCCCGCACAAGCGGCACCCCGGCGAGATGGCGTCGAGCGGACGCGGGGTCCTGCTGATGGAAATGCTCGCCGACGACTGGGGCGTGGACCCGCGCGGCGAGGGCAAGTCGACCTGGTTCGAGCTGTACGAGCGCTCGAAGCCGCAGCCCGAAACCAACGAGGACAACGACGCCGGCGACGACAGCGAGGGCAGCGACAACGCCGACGACAACGACGTCCGCGCGTAA
- the aspS gene encoding aspartate--tRNA ligase: protein MHRYRSHTCGELRASDVGADVRLSGWLHNRRDLGGILFIDLRDHYGITQLVARPGTAAADVLDKLSKETVVRVDGKVVSRGTDNVNPDLPTGEIEIEAAEVEVLGAAAPLPFTINTDDGVNEERRLEYRFLDLRRERMHRNIMLRSAVIASIRSKMVALGFNEMATPILTATSPEGARDFVVPSRLNPGKFYALPQAPQQFKQLLMISGFDRYFQIAPCFRDEDARADRSPGEFYQLDVEMSFVEQEDVFQPIERLMTELFTEFGNGREVTSPFPRIPFRESMLKYGNDKPDLRAKLELVDITDVFEGSEFKAFAGKHVRALAVPDTAAQPRKFFDGLGEYAISLGAKGLAWVRVGEDGSLTGPIAKFLTEENVKVLTERLGLVPGHAVFFGAGEFDEVSKIMGPVRVEAAKRAGQFEENVFRFCWIVDFPMYEKDEETGKIDFSHNPFSMPQGGMKDLEEKDPLDILAWQYDIVCNGIELSSGAIRNHEPEVMLKAFAIAGYEAETVEREFAGMLRAFRLGAPPHGGIAPGVDRIVMLLADEPNIRETIAFPLNGNAQDLMMGAPTVLEESRLRELNIALRKPVETKSAEAKPVTEAVHPDAGSPRG, encoded by the coding sequence ATGCATCGGTACAGGTCCCACACGTGCGGCGAGCTCCGAGCCTCTGACGTCGGCGCCGACGTCCGGCTGAGCGGCTGGCTGCACAATCGTCGAGACCTGGGCGGCATCCTCTTCATCGATCTCCGTGACCACTACGGCATCACGCAGCTCGTCGCCCGCCCCGGCACCGCCGCCGCCGACGTCCTGGACAAGCTGTCCAAGGAGACCGTCGTCCGCGTCGACGGCAAGGTCGTCTCGCGCGGCACCGACAACGTGAACCCCGACCTGCCGACCGGCGAGATCGAGATCGAGGCCGCCGAGGTCGAGGTGCTCGGCGCGGCCGCCCCGCTGCCCTTCACGATCAACACCGACGACGGTGTGAACGAGGAGCGGCGCCTGGAGTACCGCTTCCTCGACCTGCGCCGCGAGCGCATGCACCGCAACATCATGCTGCGCTCGGCCGTCATCGCCTCGATCCGCTCGAAGATGGTGGCCCTCGGTTTCAACGAGATGGCGACCCCGATCCTCACCGCGACCTCCCCCGAGGGCGCCCGTGACTTCGTCGTCCCGTCCCGCCTGAACCCGGGCAAGTTCTACGCCCTGCCGCAGGCGCCGCAGCAGTTCAAGCAGCTGCTGATGATCTCGGGCTTCGACCGCTACTTCCAGATCGCGCCGTGCTTCCGCGACGAGGACGCCCGCGCCGACCGTTCGCCGGGCGAGTTCTACCAGCTCGACGTGGAGATGTCGTTCGTCGAGCAGGAGGACGTCTTCCAGCCGATCGAGCGCCTGATGACCGAGCTCTTCACCGAGTTCGGCAACGGTCGCGAGGTCACCTCGCCGTTCCCGCGGATCCCGTTCCGCGAGTCGATGCTGAAGTACGGCAACGACAAGCCCGACCTGCGCGCCAAGCTGGAGCTCGTCGACATCACCGACGTCTTCGAGGGCTCGGAGTTCAAGGCGTTCGCCGGCAAGCACGTGCGCGCGCTGGCCGTCCCGGACACCGCCGCGCAGCCGCGCAAGTTCTTCGACGGCCTGGGCGAGTACGCGATCTCGCTGGGCGCCAAGGGCCTGGCCTGGGTGCGCGTGGGCGAGGACGGTTCGCTGACCGGCCCGATCGCCAAGTTCCTCACCGAGGAGAACGTCAAGGTCCTGACCGAGCGTCTGGGCCTGGTCCCCGGTCACGCGGTGTTCTTCGGCGCGGGCGAGTTCGACGAGGTCTCCAAGATCATGGGCCCGGTGCGGGTCGAGGCTGCCAAGCGCGCGGGCCAGTTCGAGGAGAACGTCTTCCGGTTCTGCTGGATCGTCGACTTCCCGATGTACGAGAAGGACGAGGAGACGGGCAAGATCGACTTCTCGCACAACCCCTTCTCCATGCCGCAGGGCGGCATGAAGGACCTGGAGGAGAAGGACCCGCTCGACATCCTGGCGTGGCAGTACGACATCGTCTGCAACGGCATCGAGCTGTCCTCCGGCGCCATCCGCAACCACGAGCCCGAGGTCATGCTGAAGGCCTTCGCGATTGCGGGCTACGAGGCGGAGACCGTCGAGCGCGAGTTCGCGGGCATGCTGCGCGCGTTCCGCCTGGGCGCGCCGCCGCACGGTGGCATCGCCCCGGGTGTGGACCGCATCGTGATGCTGCTGGCCGACGAGCCGAACATCCGCGAGACCATCGCGTTCCCGCTGAACGGCAACGCGCAGGACCTGATGATGGGTGCGCCCACGGTCCTGGAGGAGTCGCGGCTGCGCGAGCTGAACATCGCGCTGCGCAAGCCGGTCGAGACGAAGTCGGCGGAGGCGAAGCCGGTCACCGAGGCCGTCCACCCGGACGCCGGGTCGCCGCGCGGCTGA
- a CDS encoding VWA domain-containing protein produces MEAAHELVAASFDNPTVPPQSAPRDREPGTLLTAPAPDPTVPEARRPSPAAPLPTPTPADPAPPQAQAEAATPQADTAAQAEPVAAEAAAPQAQEADAEAETVAAEADASAEVAAPQAQDEATTPQADTTAQAEPATAPDADAPADDQDTTAEAAPVADEAAAPQAQEADAEAPADDQDTAAEAEPVAEEAAAPQAQEADAEAETVAAEADASAEVAAPQAQDEAAAQPPAEATTPQAEPATAPQAEAPADDQDTTAEAEPVADEAAAPQAQEADAEAETVAAEADASAEVAAPQAQDEAAAEPLAQAATPQAEPATAPQAEAPADDQDTTAQAEAVAAEADAPAPEAEADAPVAAEADGPANALAAVRRQAPGLAAAYKAAGQVLRGKGKAGARAKVYLVLDRSGSMRPFYKDGSAQHLADHTLALAAHLDADATVHTVFFSTELDGTAELTLDSHEDTWVEARHAELGRMGRTSYHVAVEAVLERYQKDGGTGPALVVFQTDGAPDNRQPARQAITDAATTAPEVHWQFVAFGDHDNKAFDFLRKLDADNAGFFHAGPAPTELTPAALLKGLLQEY; encoded by the coding sequence ATGGAGGCGGCCCACGAACTGGTGGCTGCGTCCTTCGACAACCCGACGGTCCCGCCACAGTCCGCTCCGCGCGACCGTGAACCGGGCACCCTCCTGACCGCCCCCGCCCCGGACCCCACGGTCCCGGAAGCCCGCCGCCCTTCGCCTGCGGCGCCGCTCCCTACCCCCACCCCGGCCGATCCCGCGCCGCCGCAGGCACAGGCCGAGGCAGCAACGCCGCAGGCGGACACCGCCGCCCAGGCGGAGCCGGTAGCCGCTGAGGCCGCCGCGCCGCAGGCGCAGGAGGCGGACGCCGAGGCGGAGACAGTGGCCGCCGAGGCCGACGCATCAGCCGAGGTTGCCGCGCCGCAGGCGCAGGACGAGGCCACAACGCCGCAGGCGGACACCACCGCCCAGGCGGAACCCGCCACCGCGCCGGACGCCGACGCCCCGGCCGACGACCAGGACACCACCGCCGAAGCGGCGCCGGTAGCCGACGAGGCCGCCGCGCCGCAGGCGCAGGAGGCAGACGCCGAGGCCCCGGCCGACGACCAGGACACCGCCGCCGAGGCAGAGCCGGTAGCCGAGGAGGCCGCCGCGCCGCAGGCGCAGGAGGCGGACGCCGAGGCGGAGACAGTGGCCGCCGAGGCCGACGCATCAGCCGAGGTTGCCGCGCCGCAGGCGCAGGACGAGGCAGCGGCGCAGCCGCCCGCCGAGGCCACAACGCCGCAGGCGGAACCCGCCACCGCGCCGCAGGCCGAGGCCCCGGCCGACGACCAGGACACCACCGCCGAGGCAGAGCCGGTAGCCGACGAGGCCGCCGCGCCGCAGGCGCAGGAGGCGGACGCCGAGGCGGAGACAGTGGCCGCCGAGGCCGACGCATCAGCCGAGGTTGCCGCGCCGCAGGCGCAGGACGAGGCAGCAGCGGAGCCGCTGGCCCAGGCCGCCACGCCGCAGGCGGAACCCGCCACCGCGCCGCAGGCCGAGGCCCCGGCCGACGACCAGGACACCACCGCCCAGGCGGAGGCGGTGGCCGCCGAGGCCGACGCACCCGCGCCCGAGGCGGAGGCGGACGCCCCGGTCGCGGCGGAAGCCGACGGGCCCGCCAACGCGCTCGCCGCCGTGCGGCGCCAGGCGCCCGGGCTCGCCGCCGCGTACAAGGCGGCGGGGCAGGTGCTGCGGGGCAAGGGGAAGGCCGGGGCGCGGGCCAAGGTGTACCTCGTGCTGGACCGCTCCGGGTCGATGCGGCCGTTCTACAAGGACGGCAGCGCCCAGCACCTCGCCGACCACACCCTGGCCCTCGCCGCGCACCTCGACGCCGACGCGACCGTGCACACCGTGTTCTTCTCCACGGAGCTGGACGGCACCGCCGAGCTGACCCTCGACTCCCACGAGGACACCTGGGTCGAGGCCCGCCACGCCGAACTCGGCCGCATGGGCCGCACCAGCTACCACGTGGCCGTGGAGGCCGTCCTGGAGCGCTACCAGAAGGACGGCGGCACCGGCCCCGCCCTGGTCGTGTTCCAGACGGACGGCGCGCCCGACAACCGCCAGCCCGCCCGCCAGGCGATCACCGACGCCGCCACCACCGCACCGGAGGTGCACTGGCAGTTCGTCGCCTTCGGCGACCACGACAACAAGGCGTTCGACTTCCTGCGCAAGCTGGACGCCGACAACGCCGGCTTCTTCCACGCCGGCCCCGCGCCCACCGAGCTGACCCCGGCCGCCCTCCTCAAGGGCCTGCTCCAGGAGTACTGA
- a CDS encoding PhoX family phosphatase, translating into MRKLLPFIGNQHGGGRSALTCRYRCGDACFHEVPNTSDNEYAGDVIARAYSRRSMLRSAAVVTVASAAGTAITLGGDSTSANATPATAAKGSGSGSDGARGLRFKPVAPNTADQVTIPEGYEQNVVIRWGEPIVKGAPAFNADKQTAAAQAGQFGYNNDFLSLLPYGDDYERRQILVANHEYTDENLMFKAYDPANPTREQVEIAWAAHGLSVVVVQEDHRSGKLTAVSRHQLNRRLTATSVFKMTGPAAGSALLKTSVDSTGTKVLGTLNNCAGGTTPWGTTLHGEENFNQYFGNAAQVTDPAQAARLKRYGVTTGATERKWERFDKRFDVAQEPNESHRFGWVVELDPYDPNSTPRKRTALGRFKHEAAQPRLTEDGRPVVYMGDDERFDYFYKFVSSKQMKKGDSRAAKEHNLTLLDEGTLYVAKLTGDSPAAEIDGSGKLPSDGQFDGSGVWIKLATGNVSHVEGMTAEEVYVFTRMAADKVGATKMDRPEDVEPSPRTGRVYIALTNNTDRGKAGKEGATEPNPRNLNKHGQILELAENFDDPAGDGFAWRLFLVAGDPGDPATFFAGFPKDKVSPISCPDNVAFDPHGNLWISTDGNQLGSHDGLFGVATAGDRRGELKQFLTVPRGAETCGPLIQDKRVLVSVQHPGEIDGASVEKPQSVWPDGPGKIVRPAVVSVWRKDGKNIGV; encoded by the coding sequence GTGCGCAAGCTCCTGCCGTTCATCGGCAACCAGCATGGTGGCGGCCGTTCCGCCCTCACCTGCCGCTACCGCTGCGGTGACGCCTGCTTCCACGAGGTGCCCAACACCAGCGACAACGAGTACGCCGGCGATGTCATAGCCCGCGCCTACTCCCGCCGCTCCATGCTGCGCTCCGCCGCCGTCGTGACGGTCGCCTCCGCCGCCGGTACCGCGATCACCCTCGGTGGTGACAGTACCTCCGCCAACGCCACTCCCGCCACCGCCGCGAAGGGTTCCGGTTCCGGCTCCGACGGCGCCCGCGGCCTGCGCTTCAAGCCGGTCGCGCCGAACACCGCCGACCAGGTCACCATCCCCGAGGGCTACGAGCAGAACGTGGTCATCCGCTGGGGCGAGCCGATCGTCAAGGGCGCCCCCGCGTTCAACGCCGACAAGCAGACCGCCGCCGCCCAGGCCGGTCAGTTCGGCTACAACAACGACTTCCTGAGCCTCCTCCCGTACGGCGACGACTACGAGCGCCGCCAGATCCTCGTGGCCAACCACGAGTACACGGACGAGAACCTCATGTTCAAGGCCTACGACCCGGCCAACCCCACCCGCGAGCAGGTCGAGATCGCCTGGGCCGCGCACGGCCTGTCCGTGGTCGTCGTCCAGGAGGACCACCGCAGCGGCAAGCTGACCGCGGTCTCCCGCCACCAGCTCAACCGCCGTCTGACCGCGACCAGCGTGTTCAAGATGACCGGCCCGGCCGCCGGCAGCGCGCTGCTGAAGACCTCGGTCGACTCCACCGGCACCAAGGTGCTCGGCACCCTGAACAACTGCGCCGGCGGCACCACCCCGTGGGGCACCACCCTCCACGGCGAGGAGAACTTCAACCAGTACTTCGGCAACGCCGCCCAGGTCACCGACCCGGCCCAGGCTGCCCGCCTGAAGCGCTACGGCGTGACCACCGGCGCCACCGAGCGCAAGTGGGAGCGGTTCGACAAGCGCTTCGACGTGGCGCAGGAGCCCAACGAGTCGCACCGCTTCGGCTGGGTCGTCGAGCTCGACCCGTACGACCCGAACTCCACCCCGCGCAAGCGCACCGCGCTCGGCCGCTTCAAGCACGAGGCCGCGCAGCCCCGCCTGACCGAGGACGGCCGCCCGGTCGTCTACATGGGCGACGACGAGCGCTTCGACTACTTCTACAAGTTCGTCTCGTCGAAGCAGATGAAGAAGGGCGACTCGCGCGCCGCGAAGGAGCACAACCTCACGCTGCTCGACGAGGGCACCCTCTACGTCGCCAAGCTCACCGGTGACTCCCCGGCCGCCGAGATCGACGGCTCGGGCAAGCTGCCCTCCGACGGCCAGTTCGACGGCTCCGGCGTCTGGATCAAGCTCGCCACCGGCAACGTCTCGCACGTCGAGGGCATGACCGCCGAGGAGGTGTACGTCTTCACGCGCATGGCCGCCGACAAGGTGGGCGCCACGAAGATGGACCGCCCCGAGGACGTCGAGCCGTCCCCGCGCACGGGCCGCGTCTACATCGCGCTGACCAACAACACCGACCGCGGCAAGGCCGGCAAGGAAGGCGCGACCGAGCCCAACCCGCGCAACCTGAACAAGCACGGCCAGATCCTGGAGCTCGCCGAGAACTTCGACGACCCGGCGGGCGACGGCTTCGCCTGGCGGCTCTTCCTGGTCGCCGGTGACCCGGGCGACCCGGCCACCTTCTTCGCGGGCTTCCCGAAGGACAAGGTCAGCCCGATCTCCTGCCCCGACAACGTGGCCTTCGACCCGCACGGCAACCTGTGGATCTCCACCGACGGCAACCAGCTCGGCTCGCACGACGGCCTGTTCGGCGTCGCGACCGCCGGTGACCGCCGCGGTGAGCTGAAGCAGTTCCTGACCGTGCCGCGCGGCGCCGAGACCTGTGGCCCGCTGATCCAGGACAAGCGCGTCCTGGTGTCGGTCCAGCACCCGGGTGAGATCGACGGCGCGTCCGTCGAGAAGCCGCAGTCGGTGTGGCCCGACGGTCCGGGCAAGATCGTCCGCCCGGCGGTCGTGTCCGTGTGGCGCAAGGACGGCAAGAACATCGGTGTCTGA